The bacterium genome includes a window with the following:
- a CDS encoding molecular chaperone TorD family protein, with protein MNSMFRLQCEMMSELLRYPKSEFMLVLSQLLEIVRDQKEPFESLSRFHDDVSLMSTSELQELYTRTFDLSPVCSPALSVHLFGVESFKRSHLMVGLIDTYAQAGFEYRGEAADHMATLFGFLPFASPMEREEIVGFIVRPALGKMANLLGSKLNPYTHLLCAASAITLKTPAVELHNA; from the coding sequence GTGAACTCGATGTTTCGACTGCAATGCGAGATGATGTCCGAACTGCTACGATATCCAAAGAGCGAATTTATGCTTGTCCTTAGTCAACTTCTGGAGATCGTGCGTGATCAAAAGGAACCCTTTGAGAGTTTAAGTAGATTTCACGACGACGTAAGTTTAATGAGCACTTCAGAGCTTCAAGAGCTCTATACGCGAACGTTCGATCTGTCTCCAGTCTGCTCCCCTGCGCTGAGCGTACACCTATTTGGAGTTGAGAGCTTCAAGCGTTCCCACTTAATGGTTGGATTGATAGATACGTACGCGCAGGCAGGCTTTGAATACCGAGGTGAGGCTGCAGACCACATGGCAACGCTCTTTGGCTTTCTTCCGTTCGCATCGCCAATGGAGAGAGAAGAAATTGTGGGCTTCATAGTGCGGCCGGCATTAGGGAAAATGGCTAATCTGTTGGGCTCAAAGTTGAATCCATATACGCACCTGTTATGCGCCGCGTCTGCAATAACCCTGAAAACCCCTGCAGTGGAGTTACATAATGCTTGA
- a CDS encoding MOSC domain-containing protein: protein MSDLKPTNCTDSSEISHKGRIAAISTSTRRGIPKSNCDKVKLIENWGLEGDIHGGNWHRQVSILALESVQKIRDRGVPVRPGAFAENITTEFIDVPNLQVGTRIRIGEAELEITQIGKECHTKCAIFFRAGDCVMPREGIFATVKRGGEIRVGDTICVVSADEMQCADSSENEAAA from the coding sequence ATGAGCGACCTCAAACCCACGAACTGCACAGATTCAAGTGAAATATCTCACAAGGGACGAATAGCTGCGATTTCCACGAGCACACGTCGCGGCATTCCAAAGTCCAATTGTGACAAAGTGAAACTAATTGAGAATTGGGGATTGGAGGGCGACATTCACGGCGGCAACTGGCATCGGCAGGTAAGCATTCTTGCGCTGGAAAGCGTGCAGAAAATTCGTGACAGAGGTGTACCGGTCAGACCTGGAGCATTTGCAGAAAACATCACCACGGAATTTATTGATGTCCCGAATCTTCAAGTTGGCACGCGTATTCGAATAGGTGAGGCAGAACTCGAAATCACGCAGATTGGCAAAGAGTGCCATACCAAGTGCGCCATTTTCTTTCGAGCAGGAGACTGCGTCATGCCGCGGGAGGGAATCTTTGCGACAGTCAAGCGAGGCGGTGAAATCCGCGTCGGGGACACTATATGTGTCGTGTCTGCAGATGAAATGCAGTGCGCAGACAGCAGCGAAAATGAGGCGGCGGCATGA
- a CDS encoding molybdenum cofactor guanylyltransferase: MAGSRQITLPIAGAILAGGHSSRMGVPKAGIVLSSGETMFELVLRQFTGLDLRCVVVGHSDGIDKSLYDDVIFLPDQIHDRGPVGALFGLFQSGIASSYLVAGCDQILLNRQLLDSLVKQPNDRPVVFANDTGSFSPLPGLYPETMLRIVEEVLQQESASLRELLQKADTRMLTLQQEQFLRLRSVNTPQELNEYEQTLLRKS; the protein is encoded by the coding sequence ATGGCTGGTTCACGCCAAATCACTCTCCCAATAGCAGGAGCCATCCTCGCCGGAGGGCACAGCTCGCGCATGGGGGTTCCGAAAGCCGGAATTGTGCTTTCCTCCGGTGAGACTATGTTTGAACTGGTCCTGCGGCAATTCACCGGCCTAGACCTGCGATGTGTTGTCGTCGGCCACAGCGATGGAATCGACAAGTCCTTATATGATGATGTCATTTTCCTTCCCGACCAGATACATGACCGCGGCCCGGTAGGGGCTTTGTTTGGTTTGTTCCAAAGCGGAATTGCCTCGAGTTATCTCGTAGCCGGATGTGATCAAATTCTGTTGAACCGCCAGCTTCTTGACTCGCTTGTTAAGCAGCCTAATGATAGACCCGTGGTCTTTGCCAATGATACCGGGTCGTTTTCGCCGTTACCGGGACTATATCCTGAAACAATGCTTCGGATTGTCGAGGAAGTGCTGCAGCAGGAATCCGCTTCGCTGCGCGAGCTCCTGCAAAAGGCTGATACTCGCATGCTAACCCTGCAGCAAGAGCAGTTTCTGAGACTGCGAAGTGTAAATACGCCGCAAGAACTCAATGAGTACGAACAAACTTTGCTAAGAAAGTCCTAA
- a CDS encoding Rrf2 family transcriptional regulator, with protein sequence MLFSHSAAYAIRALVWLACQPKETRWLATDVAREERIPQPYLSKVLGTLKAEGFVNSIRGPRGGYALAEDPSRITLRRIASLFDSEDRLNECVLAYGDCGSCNSCPMSALWHDHSEAISSFLDFITIEALAMRSKHRTDAGDDTHGHA encoded by the coding sequence ATGCTTTTTTCCCACTCAGCCGCTTATGCCATACGTGCCCTTGTTTGGTTGGCCTGCCAACCGAAAGAGACACGCTGGCTGGCCACAGACGTTGCCAGGGAAGAGCGCATACCTCAACCCTATCTTAGTAAAGTACTTGGAACTCTAAAAGCGGAAGGCTTCGTGAACTCAATTCGCGGACCACGCGGCGGGTACGCCCTGGCGGAAGACCCAAGCCGAATCACGCTGCGACGAATTGCCTCGCTGTTTGATTCGGAAGACCGCCTGAACGAGTGCGTGCTGGCCTACGGCGACTGTGGGAGCTGCAATAGCTGCCCAATGAGCGCGCTATGGCATGACCACTCCGAAGCGATATCCAGTTTCCTTGATTTCATTACAATAGAGGCGCTTGCAATGAGAAGCAAGCACAGAACTGACGCGGGAGATGACACCCATGGTCATGCATGA
- the narH gene encoding nitrate reductase subunit beta, with protein MDVRAQVSMVFHLDKCIGCHTCSVACKNVWTDRPGAEYMWWNNVETKPGTGFPRMWEDQEKYRGGWKRTSGNKLQLKSQGKLDGLLKLFYNPNQPGLEDYYEPWTYEYENLFDAQESDDQPTARPVSQITGEEIRINAGPNWDDDLSGSPLYAANDVNFEGLTEDERQQLFEIQRVAFMYLPRICNHCANPSCVASCPSGALYKRGEDGIVLINQDICRGWRACISACPYKKIYYNWVTGKSEKCILCYPRLETGQAPACFHSCVGRIRYLGVLLYDADRIESAMSTSEPLLVEAQRDVICDPNDESVIASARSNGISEEFIDAARKSPVYKYVIEWKLALPLHIEYRTMPMLFYVPPLLPVMGKDGDQPYDHAEDTFFTSLDKSRLSIKYMARLFSAGNETIVTAALKKLMAVRYFKRMQQVGDVQDDKVRRIMREAAVTPEEAEEIYMLTAVPTVNRRYVLPPLQREESIEATCNVQECKGSCGFGNVSGAGRK; from the coding sequence ATGGATGTTAGAGCACAAGTCTCCATGGTTTTTCACCTCGACAAATGCATCGGGTGCCACACGTGCAGCGTTGCCTGCAAGAATGTATGGACGGACCGTCCCGGCGCCGAGTACATGTGGTGGAATAACGTCGAAACCAAGCCTGGAACCGGTTTCCCGCGCATGTGGGAAGACCAGGAGAAGTATCGAGGCGGATGGAAGAGGACTTCAGGAAACAAACTGCAGTTGAAGTCACAAGGAAAGCTTGACGGTTTACTTAAGCTTTTCTACAATCCAAACCAACCGGGTCTTGAAGACTACTATGAGCCATGGACCTATGAATACGAAAACCTGTTTGATGCACAGGAGTCCGATGATCAGCCGACGGCACGTCCGGTGTCTCAAATAACCGGTGAAGAGATTCGCATAAATGCCGGGCCAAACTGGGACGACGACCTCTCGGGATCTCCGCTTTACGCCGCAAATGACGTCAATTTTGAAGGCTTAACGGAAGATGAACGGCAGCAGTTGTTCGAGATTCAGCGGGTTGCCTTCATGTATCTGCCGCGTATCTGTAACCACTGTGCAAATCCCAGTTGTGTAGCATCATGTCCGTCGGGTGCGCTCTACAAGCGAGGAGAGGACGGAATTGTGTTGATCAACCAAGACATTTGCCGCGGCTGGAGGGCTTGCATTTCCGCCTGCCCGTACAAGAAGATCTACTACAATTGGGTGACAGGAAAATCGGAGAAATGCATTCTTTGCTACCCGCGGCTCGAGACAGGCCAGGCACCAGCGTGTTTTCACTCGTGCGTTGGCCGAATTCGTTATCTTGGTGTGCTGCTTTATGACGCAGATCGCATTGAAAGCGCGATGAGCACTTCCGAGCCACTACTCGTGGAAGCACAGCGCGACGTCATCTGTGATCCGAATGACGAGTCAGTAATCGCGTCTGCCCGGTCCAATGGCATCAGCGAAGAATTCATTGACGCGGCCCGGAAGTCGCCGGTATATAAATACGTCATCGAATGGAAACTTGCCCTTCCTCTCCATATCGAGTATCGGACAATGCCAATGCTCTTTTATGTGCCGCCCTTGCTGCCCGTAATGGGGAAGGATGGCGATCAACCATATGACCATGCCGAAGACACCTTCTTCACTTCACTGGACAAGTCAAGGTTGTCGATCAAATACATGGCGCGACTTTTCAGCGCGGGGAATGAAACAATCGTCACTGCAGCGCTAAAGAAACTAATGGCGGTTAGGTATTTCAAGCGGATGCAGCAGGTTGGCGATGTTCAAGATGACAAAGTTCGGAGAATAATGCGGGAGGCTGCTGTAACTCCCGAAGAGGCAGAGGAGATCTACATGTTGACTGCGGTGCCAACTGTGAATCGGCGCTACGTCCTGCCACCGCTTCAACGCGAGGAATCTATTGAGGCCACCTGCAATGTTCAGGAATGCAAAGGCAGCTGTGGGTTCGGCAACGTATCCGGAGCAGGGAGGAAGTGA
- a CDS encoding molybdopterin molybdotransferase MoeA gives MISLISYQEAHNRIAAAIQILPVLELPLLEAINRTLSAPLQAPFPMPRFNQSAVDGYAVRAQDVESASNESPVRLQLVSEVRTGSVPTRSIMIGEASKVYTGAMIPFGANTVIMIEDAVFKDDYLRFDAPVKLDMNIRHFGEEFMKGDVCLNPGIRMTPAAISLAASLGLTHIPVRRAPRVALIVTGNELVEPGEPLEDAQVYDSNRFGLLAALDHLRIPEVTIARCKDDIDSLTDALTRAIEFADLVITSGGASVGDVDFVKPAISKLGGTIIFDSIAIKPGKPVVFANLSGKILFGLPGNPVSALVTFLLFVKPALQALENGNYAQPRLESALLTEDVRKKTPRTDFVRATAHDHDGKVLVSPCRGQDSHMLGGLATANSLIVFDGEPRTLPKGSNVEIVRIEW, from the coding sequence GTGATTTCTTTGATTAGTTATCAAGAAGCGCACAACAGAATTGCTGCGGCTATTCAGATACTTCCGGTACTTGAATTGCCATTGCTGGAAGCGATCAACCGAACGCTGTCAGCTCCTCTGCAGGCACCATTTCCAATGCCGCGGTTCAATCAAAGTGCGGTTGACGGCTATGCTGTCAGGGCGCAAGATGTCGAGTCCGCAAGCAATGAGAGTCCGGTCAGGCTCCAATTAGTAAGTGAAGTAAGGACTGGCTCTGTGCCAACTCGTTCGATTATGATCGGCGAAGCGTCAAAAGTCTACACCGGTGCCATGATCCCATTCGGCGCAAACACTGTGATCATGATAGAGGATGCAGTGTTTAAGGATGATTACCTTCGTTTTGACGCACCTGTCAAGCTGGACATGAACATTCGTCACTTTGGCGAAGAATTCATGAAAGGGGATGTCTGTTTGAATCCGGGAATTCGCATGACTCCGGCCGCCATCAGTCTTGCAGCATCACTCGGTCTGACTCATATTCCGGTAAGACGTGCACCTCGTGTTGCGCTGATCGTGACGGGTAATGAGCTTGTTGAACCGGGTGAACCGCTTGAAGATGCTCAAGTCTACGACTCAAATAGATTCGGATTGCTCGCCGCACTCGATCACCTCCGAATACCGGAAGTTACCATCGCACGCTGCAAAGACGATATTGATTCGCTAACTGATGCGCTTACGCGGGCGATTGAATTCGCAGACTTAGTGATCACCTCCGGCGGCGCGTCTGTTGGTGATGTTGACTTCGTAAAGCCCGCCATTTCAAAGCTGGGCGGAACGATAATCTTTGATTCGATCGCAATAAAACCGGGAAAGCCTGTCGTCTTTGCAAATCTATCTGGGAAAATTCTGTTCGGACTTCCTGGAAATCCTGTGTCCGCGCTTGTGACTTTTCTGCTGTTCGTCAAACCTGCTTTGCAAGCACTTGAAAACGGCAATTACGCTCAGCCCCGCCTTGAAAGCGCATTGCTCACTGAAGACGTTCGCAAGAAAACACCAAGGACGGACTTTGTCAGAGCCACGGCGCACGACCATGATGGGAAAGTGCTCGTGTCACCATGTCGCGGACAGGACTCGCACATGTTGGGCGGGCTTGCGACCGCCAATTCTCTCATCGTTTTTGACGGTGAACCTCGAACGCTTCCGAAAGGAAGTAATGTAGAGATTGTGAGAATTGAATGGTAA
- the moaA gene encoding GTP 3',8-cyclase MoaA codes for MVMHELSKHTSRRPEMSGALVDRFGRIQDYLRISVTDRCNLRCTYCMPAEGVVWKRRSDLLTDAEIVRVGKVMASLGVRKIRLTGGEPTTRTGLAGLVAQLHSIDGIETVSLTTNGVLFARFAEDLKAAGLYGVNISLDSLDRENFIRIARRDALQHVLSSVHAALECGFAAVKINVVVMAGVNEHELLDFVELAKDNPLNVRFIEYMPFKGNRWEGSGIVSYDDMRSKIEQMYPLHALPETFTTNRIAEDFTIPGFRGRISIIASMTRSFCSACSRLRLTSDGALKACLFYPAQGQLRTLMRSDADDEELKRAIRQVVGQKPEGHPEPERLEALNDLSMIEIGG; via the coding sequence ATGGTCATGCATGAACTCTCCAAGCATACAAGCAGGCGGCCAGAAATGAGCGGAGCGCTTGTAGACAGATTTGGGCGGATTCAGGACTACCTGAGAATCTCGGTGACAGACCGCTGCAATCTGCGTTGCACTTACTGCATGCCCGCAGAAGGAGTAGTTTGGAAGCGGCGCAGCGACCTTTTGACGGACGCGGAAATTGTGCGTGTCGGAAAGGTGATGGCAAGCCTGGGCGTTCGCAAAATCCGGCTCACCGGAGGCGAACCGACCACTCGGACCGGACTGGCGGGACTGGTCGCTCAGCTACACAGCATTGATGGCATAGAAACAGTCTCTTTAACGACAAACGGAGTGCTGTTTGCACGCTTTGCCGAGGATCTCAAAGCGGCGGGATTGTACGGCGTGAACATCAGCCTTGACAGTCTGGACAGGGAGAACTTCATACGAATAGCCCGTCGGGACGCACTTCAGCACGTGCTGAGTTCCGTGCATGCGGCGCTAGAGTGCGGTTTCGCTGCTGTAAAGATAAACGTTGTTGTAATGGCCGGGGTAAATGAGCACGAACTGCTGGACTTTGTTGAGTTGGCGAAGGACAACCCGCTCAACGTCCGGTTCATTGAGTACATGCCATTCAAGGGAAACCGGTGGGAAGGCAGTGGGATTGTCTCTTATGATGACATGCGCAGCAAGATTGAGCAAATGTATCCTCTGCACGCACTGCCTGAAACATTCACGACAAACCGCATCGCAGAAGACTTCACGATCCCCGGTTTTCGCGGAAGAATCAGCATTATCGCCTCCATGACCAGAAGTTTTTGTTCCGCATGCTCTCGGCTCAGACTGACGTCGGACGGCGCACTAAAGGCGTGCTTGTTCTATCCTGCGCAAGGACAATTGCGGACCCTGATGAGAAGTGATGCGGACGACGAAGAACTCAAGCGAGCAATAAGACAGGTTGTTGGTCAGAAACCTGAGGGACATCCTGAGCCGGAACGGCTTGAAGCTTTGAATGATCTGAGTATGATAGAAATAGGAGGATAG
- a CDS encoding bifunctional molybdenum cofactor biosynthesis protein MoaC/MoaB produces MLDVSNKHRSLRIAVAEAVIAITPSVLDRVKDRTVPKGDPLEVARVAAIMAAKRTSEIIPFCHPLPIEFSSLEHTLLKDRIVLTATVKGIYRTGMEMEAMTAASVAALTVYDMLKMLDENMEILSIRLVKKRGGKSDFKEAFTPPLRAAVLVLSDSVAGGKKSDTSGLLIRERLEQNGLNVQFYDIIADDIDQIVAKLTHYSDSEKLDLVVTTGGTGFSPRDTTPEAMRRVVEKDIPGIPEAIRGYGQERTPYAMLSRSAAGIRGNTLMINLPGSSKGVQESLDALFPAVLHAFQMMWGGSHDRAGRKA; encoded by the coding sequence ATGCTTGATGTTTCAAATAAACACCGCTCGTTGCGCATCGCCGTAGCCGAAGCAGTCATTGCGATTACGCCGTCTGTGCTCGACCGCGTGAAAGACCGAACTGTGCCCAAAGGTGACCCCCTTGAAGTTGCACGCGTTGCAGCCATTATGGCAGCCAAAAGAACTTCTGAAATAATCCCGTTTTGCCATCCGTTGCCGATCGAATTTTCGTCACTCGAACACACTCTTCTGAAAGATCGTATCGTACTTACTGCTACCGTCAAAGGCATTTATCGCACCGGCATGGAAATGGAAGCGATGACTGCGGCTTCTGTTGCGGCGTTAACCGTATACGATATGCTGAAAATGCTTGACGAAAACATGGAGATCTTGTCCATCAGGCTGGTCAAGAAAAGAGGTGGAAAGTCTGATTTCAAGGAGGCATTCACCCCACCGCTGCGAGCCGCTGTGCTGGTGCTTTCGGACTCAGTTGCCGGCGGCAAAAAGTCCGACACATCAGGTCTGTTAATACGCGAGCGGCTTGAACAGAATGGTCTCAATGTACAGTTCTATGACATCATTGCGGACGACATTGACCAAATAGTTGCCAAATTGACCCACTACAGCGACTCGGAGAAACTCGATCTTGTGGTAACAACCGGAGGAACAGGATTCAGCCCGCGCGATACGACTCCTGAGGCAATGCGGAGGGTAGTTGAAAAAGACATTCCGGGTATTCCAGAGGCTATTCGCGGCTACGGTCAGGAGCGCACACCATACGCCATGTTGAGCCGTTCAGCCGCGGGAATCCGCGGAAACACATTGATGATTAATTTGCCCGGATCCAGTAAGGGCGTGCAAGAGTCCCTCGACGCGCTGTTCCCCGCTGTGCTTCATGCCTTTCAGATGATGTGGGGAGGAAGTCATGATAGGGCAGGACGAAAGGCGTGA
- a CDS encoding nitrate reductase subunit alpha, which translates to MSWITDLFDPKQREWEDFYRNRWSYDKIIRSTHGVNCTGGCSWNIYVKNGIVTWEMQALDYPIIDKDIPPYEPRGCQRGISYSWYIYSPIRVKYPYVRGALIDLWREAKAEHPNDPVAAWNSIVSNPESRRRYQQARGKGGFRRFSWDEATEIIAAANIHTVLKHGPDRIAGFSPIPAMSMVSYAAGARFMQLMGGVSLSFYDWYCDLPPASPEIWGEQTDVAESADWFKSNFIAVVGSNVLMTRTPDAHFLVEARHRGAKVVVFSPDFSMVSKVSDEWVPIHQGQDAAFWMAVGHTILREFYIEKQVPYFINYQKQFTDGPILVELLPRADGCHEPGQYVRASDVTETAGVENSEWKFLMLDSSSGELRLPIGTVGHRWQEKKGQWNLQLKDERSGLEFDPVLMMDEKSEILEISLPEFSLEKGDGTVTAKIPVRRIKTSAGEKVVTTSFELLKARYGVRKNGEAQVPYDEPEHAYTPAWQERFTGVAGDVVLRFAREWATTAERSKGKCSVIIGAGVNHWYHNNLIYRSIISSLMLCGCVGKNGGGLNHYVGQEKLVPQTSWAPIAFGTDWAAPPRLQNAPSFHYVNSDQWRYDAKFDDICPVADRSHSMAHGHTIDRQIQAVRAGWLPSYPQFNQSSLEVVSHAKAGGAKDETEVIKNVVEQLKSGKLKFAVEDPDAPENFPRLFYIWRGNALLSSAKGHEYFLKHYLGTHTNLIAEEQAKEHVEDVIWHDKVELGKMDLVVDLNYRMDSSALYSDIILPAATYYEKNDLNSTDLHSFIHPLQAAVPACWESKSDWDIFREIARKTSKLAEKYIAEPLEDLVATPLAHDTPAEIAQRKVKDWSKGECEAIPGKTMPAMKIVKRDYRNVFNRFISLGPNFRNGLGMHGLQFEVADFYDAYKESNPTEKWGGGEYPSLREDLLVCEAILHFAPETNGELAFRAYKAEAAKTGLDHSHAAEKTRSVRITFDDIAAQPRRILTTPFWTGVTSDDRTYSAYCQNVEGLIPWRTLSGRQHYYLDHETYIAYGEHLPTYKPRPPRELLGDLRMSKPEGGTLILNYLTPHGKWSIHSTYGDTLRMRTLSRGHDPIWINDKDALLLGIVDNDWVEIFNDHGVMCTVANVSARIPRGMCFIYHSPERTLGIPKSPERGNRRAGGHNSLTRAKLKPLFMVGGYGQFTYAFNYWGPQGVNRDTFVAVKKLEKVIW; encoded by the coding sequence ATGAGTTGGATAACAGACCTGTTCGACCCGAAACAGCGTGAATGGGAGGACTTCTATCGGAATCGTTGGTCCTATGACAAGATTATTCGCAGTACTCATGGAGTGAATTGTACCGGAGGCTGCAGTTGGAACATTTATGTCAAGAACGGGATTGTCACGTGGGAAATGCAAGCGCTGGACTACCCCATTATAGACAAAGACATTCCTCCGTACGAGCCGCGAGGCTGCCAGCGCGGCATATCCTATTCATGGTACATTTACAGTCCGATTAGAGTAAAGTATCCCTACGTGCGCGGTGCGTTGATTGATCTCTGGCGCGAGGCGAAGGCTGAACATCCTAACGATCCGGTGGCCGCCTGGAACTCAATTGTCAGCAATCCGGAGTCGCGCCGCCGGTACCAACAGGCACGCGGAAAAGGTGGATTCCGCCGCTTCTCGTGGGATGAAGCAACGGAGATTATTGCTGCAGCCAACATCCACACAGTTCTTAAACACGGCCCCGACAGGATCGCAGGGTTCTCGCCAATACCGGCAATGTCCATGGTCAGCTATGCTGCCGGTGCGCGGTTCATGCAACTGATGGGCGGCGTATCGCTTTCCTTCTATGACTGGTATTGTGACCTGCCACCTGCGTCACCCGAGATCTGGGGCGAACAGACGGACGTTGCAGAGAGCGCAGACTGGTTCAAATCCAATTTCATTGCAGTTGTCGGCTCCAACGTATTGATGACCAGGACACCTGACGCGCACTTTCTTGTGGAAGCAAGGCATCGCGGAGCTAAGGTCGTTGTCTTTTCGCCGGACTTTTCGATGGTTTCAAAAGTATCTGATGAATGGGTACCAATTCACCAAGGACAAGATGCCGCCTTCTGGATGGCGGTCGGACATACGATTCTGCGCGAGTTCTATATTGAAAAACAGGTTCCATATTTCATCAACTATCAAAAGCAGTTCACCGATGGTCCGATACTGGTAGAGTTGCTTCCACGTGCGGACGGTTGCCATGAGCCCGGTCAATACGTGAGAGCCTCAGATGTAACCGAGACCGCCGGAGTTGAGAATTCCGAGTGGAAGTTCCTCATGCTGGACTCTTCCTCGGGTGAATTGCGGCTTCCGATCGGTACTGTTGGCCATCGCTGGCAGGAAAAGAAAGGGCAATGGAATCTGCAGTTGAAGGACGAGCGCAGCGGGCTGGAATTTGACCCTGTTCTAATGATGGACGAAAAGTCGGAGATACTCGAAATTTCCTTACCTGAATTCTCGCTCGAAAAAGGTGACGGAACGGTGACCGCAAAGATACCGGTCCGCAGAATCAAGACGTCAGCAGGAGAGAAAGTCGTTACTACCTCATTTGAGCTTCTGAAAGCGAGATACGGCGTGAGAAAGAACGGCGAAGCTCAGGTGCCGTATGATGAGCCTGAACACGCTTACACTCCGGCCTGGCAGGAACGGTTCACAGGTGTAGCCGGTGACGTTGTACTCCGCTTCGCGCGCGAATGGGCAACTACCGCGGAACGAAGTAAAGGCAAGTGCAGCGTCATAATTGGAGCTGGCGTTAATCATTGGTATCACAACAATCTTATCTACCGGTCCATAATCTCGAGCTTGATGCTGTGCGGCTGTGTTGGGAAGAACGGCGGCGGTCTGAACCATTATGTCGGGCAGGAAAAGCTGGTGCCGCAGACATCATGGGCACCAATCGCCTTTGGAACGGATTGGGCGGCACCACCGCGGCTGCAGAACGCACCGTCTTTTCACTATGTAAACTCCGATCAATGGCGATATGACGCGAAGTTTGATGACATTTGCCCTGTAGCAGATCGATCTCATTCAATGGCGCACGGTCACACTATCGACAGGCAAATCCAGGCGGTCCGTGCGGGCTGGCTGCCATCATATCCGCAGTTCAATCAATCGTCGCTCGAAGTAGTGAGTCACGCGAAAGCCGGAGGAGCAAAAGACGAGACAGAAGTCATCAAGAACGTTGTTGAGCAGCTCAAGTCCGGCAAGCTGAAATTTGCCGTCGAGGATCCGGATGCACCCGAGAACTTTCCGAGGTTATTCTACATTTGGCGCGGCAATGCACTTCTATCGTCCGCAAAAGGTCATGAGTACTTCCTGAAGCATTATCTTGGCACACATACGAATCTGATTGCAGAGGAACAAGCTAAAGAGCACGTAGAGGATGTAATCTGGCATGATAAAGTCGAGCTCGGCAAAATGGATCTGGTCGTAGACTTGAACTACCGCATGGACTCATCTGCCCTGTATTCAGACATCATTCTTCCGGCAGCAACGTACTATGAGAAAAATGACTTGAATTCGACAGACCTGCACAGCTTCATTCACCCGCTTCAGGCCGCTGTGCCTGCCTGTTGGGAGTCCAAAAGTGATTGGGACATCTTCCGCGAAATCGCGCGCAAGACATCGAAGCTAGCTGAAAAGTACATTGCCGAACCGTTGGAAGATCTTGTTGCTACACCACTTGCTCATGACACTCCCGCAGAAATCGCGCAGCGGAAGGTCAAAGACTGGTCTAAGGGCGAGTGTGAGGCCATCCCGGGAAAGACGATGCCGGCCATGAAAATAGTGAAGCGAGACTACCGCAACGTCTTCAATCGATTCATAAGTCTTGGCCCGAACTTTCGTAACGGCCTTGGAATGCATGGACTTCAATTTGAAGTAGCAGACTTCTACGACGCATACAAGGAAAGCAATCCGACTGAGAAGTGGGGCGGCGGCGAGTATCCCTCTTTGCGTGAAGACCTACTTGTGTGCGAGGCAATACTGCATTTTGCACCGGAAACAAACGGCGAATTGGCTTTCCGGGCATACAAAGCCGAGGCTGCGAAGACTGGGCTAGATCATAGTCACGCTGCCGAGAAAACGAGGTCAGTTCGTATCACATTTGACGATATTGCGGCGCAGCCGAGGCGTATATTGACAACTCCGTTCTGGACCGGCGTAACAAGCGATGACCGCACCTATTCGGCGTACTGTCAGAATGTTGAAGGACTGATTCCCTGGCGTACACTGAGCGGGAGACAGCATTACTATCTTGACCATGAAACCTATATCGCATACGGAGAACACTTGCCAACCTACAAACCGCGTCCCCCGCGTGAACTATTAGGTGACTTGCGAATGTCAAAACCCGAAGGCGGAACACTGATCCTGAATTACCTCACGCCGCATGGAAAATGGTCAATTCACTCCACATACGGCGACACATTGCGTATGCGAACGTTAAGCCGGGGTCATGATCCTATTTGGATAAACGACAAGGATGCGCTGCTGCTTGGCATAGTGGACAACGATTGGGTCGAGATATTCAACGACCACGGCGTCATGTGCACTGTTGCAAATGTCAGCGCGAGAATACCACGCGGAATGTGCTTCATCTATCACTCACCGGAACGAACTCTTGGCATTCCGAAGTCTCCCGAACGCGGCAATCGCAGAGCGGGCGGGCACAACAGTTTAACAAGAGCAAAACTGAAGCCTTTGTTCATGGTTGGCGGATATGGGCAGTTCACCTATGCCTTCAATTATTGGGGGCCGCAAGGAGTGAACCGGGATACATTTGTGGCCGTGAAGAAACTCGAAAAAGTGATCTGGTAG